The sequence TGCGGCGAGCGGACGATGTTGGCCGCCAGCTCCCGTACGAAGTCGACCTTCTCCTCCGCCAGGACCGGGACCCCGGCGCGGAACGGTTCGGCGGCGTCCGCCTCGGAGCGGACCACCCACACGCCCTTGCCGTCGTAACCGCCGCGCACGGTCTTCAGGACGACGGGGAAGCCCCCGGCCTCCTCGGCGAAGGCCGCGGCGTCGGCCGGGTCGCTCACGATGCGGTGGCGGGGGCAGGGCACGCCGATCTCCATGAGCTTGGCGCGCATCACCCCCTTGTCCTGCGCGTGGACCAGGGCATCGGGGCCGGGGCGCACGGGGATGCCGTCCGCCTCCAGGGCCCGCAGGTGCTCGGTCGGGACGTGCTCGTGATCGAAGGTGATCACATCGCAGCCCTGCGCGAAGGCACGCAGCGTATCCAGGTCGCGATAGTCGCCGATGACGACTTCGCCGACCACCTGGGCGGCCGAGTCCTGAGGAGTGTCACTGAGGAGCTTGAATTTCAGGCCGAGGGGGATACCCGCCTCGTGGGTCATACGGGCGAGCTGACCGCCGCCGACCATGCCGACTACCGGGAACGTCACGCCTCCAGGGTATCCGCCGTCCAGGTGCTCCCCCGACGCCGTCCGGCTCCCTCTCCTCCTCATGGGCATCACACGGGAGGGCTGGATAGCATGACGGGGTTGACGAAACCTACGGACGGGGCTGAGCGATCACCATGAGCGAACGGGGCGCACTGCGGACCCGGCTTGATCTGCTGGCCCGGGAGGTCGCCAAGTTCGGCGCGGTCGGCGCGTTCGGCCTGCTGGTCAATATCGCGGTCTCCAACCTGATCTGGCGCACCACGGACATCCCGGTGGTGCGGGCCGGGCTGATGGGGACCTGCGTCGCCATCCTCTTCAACTACGTGGGGTTCCGCTACTGGACCTACCGGGACCGCGACAAGAGCGGCCGGACCCGCGAGCTGATGCTGTTCCTGCTGTTCAGCGCGGTGGGCGCGGTCATCGAGACCGGTGTGCTGTACCTGGCGACGTACGGCTTCGGCTGGAACAGCCCGGTCCAGAGCAATGTCTTCAAGATCCTCGGCATCGGGATCGCCACCCTGTTCCGCTTCTGGTCCTACCGCACCTGGGTCTTCAAGGCGCTTCCCGCCGAGGAGGCCGTGCTCAGCCCGGAGAAGTTTCTGGAGCAGCGGGGACCGTCCGACCCGATGACGCCGACCCCAGTGACACCGGTGACACCGGCCGCCCCGGTCGCACCGGCCGCCCCGGTCCAGGCGTCCGGCCCGGTGACATCCGCCGCCCCGGTGACGCCGTCCGGCCCGGTGGCACCCGGTTCGGTGACGCTGCCTCGCTGACGCCGCCCCTCCGGCGTCCGGCCGACCGCTCCGGAACCCGTACGCCGCCGAGGCCGCGCGGCGCGCTCAGCGGACCGGGCGCTCCGGATCCTTGCGGCTGAGCGCCACCCTGCTGAGGAAGAGCGCGAACACGGCGGGCTGCTGCTGGAGCAGTTCGAGCCGCCCGCCGTCCGCCTCCGCGAGGTCCCGGGCGACGGCCAGGCCGATCCCGGTGGAGTTGCGGCCGCTGATCGTCCGCTCGAAGATCCGCGCCCCGAGGTCGGCGGGGACCCCGGGGCCCTCGTCCGTCACCTCGATGACCGCCTGGTTGCCGGTGACCCTGGTCCGCAGGGCGACGGTGCCGCCGCCGTGCATCAGGGAGTTCTCGATCAGCGCGGCCAGGACCTGGGCGACCGCGCCGGGGGTGCCGACGGCCCGCATCCCGTGCTTGCCCGAGCAGACGATGGCGCGGCCCGCGCTGCGGTAGGCCGGGCGCCACTCCTCGATCTGCTGTTTGACGACCTCGTCCAGGTCGAAGGCGACGGCGGAGCCGGTACGCGGGTCGCGGGAGTTGGTCAGCAGCCGCTCCACCACGTCGGTGAGCCGCTCGACCTGGGTGAGCGCGATGTTCGCCTCCTCCTTCACCGTGTCCGGGTCGTCGGTGACGGAGATCTCCTCGATCCGCATGGAGAGCGCGGTCAGCGGGGTGCGCAGCTGGTGCGAGGCATCGGCCGCCAGCCGTCGCTCGGCGGTCAGCATCCGGGCGATGCGTTCGGCCGAGGAGTCCAGGACGTCGGCGACGCGGTCCAGCTCCGGCACCCCGTAGCGCTTGTGGCGGGGGCGCGGGTCGCCGGAGCCGAGGCGTTCGGCGGTCTCGGCGAGGTCGGTGAGGGGCGAGGCCAGCTTGTTGGCCTGACGTACGGCGAGGAGTACCGCGGAGACGATCGCGAGCAGCGCCACCGCGCCGATGATCAGCAGGGTCCGGCCGACCTCACGGGTGACGGCCGAGCGGGACTCCTCGACGGTGACCTTCTCGCCCTGCTCCCCCTCGGCCGTGCTGCGGATGACGTTGCCGGTGGGGCGCTCGCCGACCTCGATGGGGGCCCGGCCGCGGATCTCGACCAGGGCGTAGCGG is a genomic window of Streptomyces sp. NBC_01237 containing:
- a CDS encoding 5-(carboxyamino)imidazole ribonucleotide synthase, with translation MTFPVVGMVGGGQLARMTHEAGIPLGLKFKLLSDTPQDSAAQVVGEVVIGDYRDLDTLRAFAQGCDVITFDHEHVPTEHLRALEADGIPVRPGPDALVHAQDKGVMRAKLMEIGVPCPRHRIVSDPADAAAFAEEAGGFPVVLKTVRGGYDGKGVWVVRSEADAAEPFRAGVPVLAEEKVDFVRELAANIVRSPHGQAVAYPVVESIQTDGVCDTVIAPAPGLDEKLAGEAQQLALRIAAELGVVGHLAVELFETRGPDGKPAILVNELAMRPHNSGHWTQDGAITSQFANHVRAVLDLPLGDPRPRAPWTVMCNVLGGDYPDMYQAYLHCMARDPQLKIHMYGKDVKPGRKVGHVNTYGDDLADVRERARHAADYLRGTITE
- a CDS encoding ATP-binding protein; this translates as MRRRLINSTLAVVLVVIAVFGVSLVIVETRTISASAQESVDTEALRLISVVESRLLGEERITSPVLAEQVDSSRYALVEIRGRAPIEVGERPTGNVIRSTAEGEQGEKVTVEESRSAVTREVGRTLLIIGAVALLAIVSAVLLAVRQANKLASPLTDLAETAERLGSGDPRPRHKRYGVPELDRVADVLDSSAERIARMLTAERRLAADASHQLRTPLTALSMRIEEISVTDDPDTVKEEANIALTQVERLTDVVERLLTNSRDPRTGSAVAFDLDEVVKQQIEEWRPAYRSAGRAIVCSGKHGMRAVGTPGAVAQVLAALIENSLMHGGGTVALRTRVTGNQAVIEVTDEGPGVPADLGARIFERTISGRNSTGIGLAVARDLAEADGGRLELLQQQPAVFALFLSRVALSRKDPERPVR